In Festucalex cinctus isolate MCC-2025b chromosome 5, RoL_Fcin_1.0, whole genome shotgun sequence, a single genomic region encodes these proteins:
- the LOC144019129 gene encoding LHFPL tetraspan subfamily member 2a protein-like, producing MCHVIVTCRSMLWTLLSIVVAFAELIAFMSPEWLLGSPRADSEASPGEYRPSLGLYSRCLRLAGRGGGASCGPYAGTFAEVASGFWQAAMLFLAAGILVLATVACVSVFSMCFQSILRKSIFNICGLMQAIAGLLLLVGLMLYPAGWGSEKVAGYCGAEASPFRPALCSLGWAFYAAIGGTLATFLCAVLSAQAEIATSSDKVQEEIEEGKSLICVL from the exons ATGTGCCACGTGATCGTCACATGCCGCTCCATGCTGTGGACGCTGCTCAGCATCGTGGTGGCCTTCGCCGAGCTCATCGCCTTCATGAGTCCCGAGTGGCTGCTGGGATCCCCTCGTGCCGATTCCGAGGCCAGCCCCGGGGAGTACCGGCCCTCGCTGGGCCTCTACAGCCGCTGCCTCCGCCTGGCCGGTCGGGGAGGAGGGGCCAGCTGCGGGCCATACGCCGGCACTTTCGCCGAGGTGGCCAGCGGCTTCTGGCAGGCGGCCATGTTGTTCCTGGCGGCGGGGATATTGGTGCTTGCCACCGTGGCCTGCGTCTCCGTCTTCAGCATGTGCTTCCAGAGCATCCTGAGGAAAAGCATCTTCAACATCTGCGGCCTGATGCAGGCCATCGCGG GCCTCCTCCTCCTGGTGGGCCTCATGCTGTACCCTGCCGGCTGGGGATCCGAGAAGGTGGCCGGCTACTGCGGGGCCGAGGCCTCCCCCTTCAGGCCGGCCCTGTGCTCCCTCGGCTGGGCCTTTTACGCCGCCATCGGGGGAACCCTGGCCACCTTCCTGTGTGCCGTGTTGTCGGCGCAGGCCGAGATCGCCACCTCTAGTGACAAGGTGCAGGAGGAGATAGAGGAGGGCAAGAGTCTCATCTGCGTGCTTTGA
- the scamp1 gene encoding secretory carrier-associated membrane protein 1, which yields MSDYDSNPFADPDFNNPFQDPSVTQVTRSTPPGGLEEYNPFTDARTAAPGNAPKSAPAPSQNTQPAIMKPTEEPPAYSQQQTQDQARAQADLLRRQEELERKAAELDRRERELQSHGGAGRKNNWPPMPEKFPVGPCFYHDIAVDIPIEFQKTVKIMYNLWMFHAATLFVNMFGCLAWFCVDPTHGVDFGLAMLWFLLFTPCSFVCWYRPLYGAFRSDSSFRFFVFFFVYICQFGVHVLQTIGITGWGTCGWITALMGLNTSIPVGIIMLLIAALFTTLSVGSLIMFKKVHALYRTTGASFEKAQQEFATGVMSNKTVQTAAANAAANAASNAARGAFKPHP from the exons ATGTCCGATTATGACAGCAACCCGTTCGCGGACCCGGACTTTAACAATCCGTTTCAG GATCCCTCAGTGACACAGGTGACCCGTTCTACCCCACCTGGCGGTCTAGAAGAATACAACCCCTTCACAGATGCCAGAACG GCCGCCCCTGGAAATGCCCCCAAGTCCGCTCCAGCGCCGTCGCAGAACACACAACCTGCCATCATGAAGCCCACAGAAGAGCCCCCGGCTTACTCGCAGCAGCAAACACAG GACCAGGCACGTGCTCAGGCCGATTTGCTGAGAAGGCAGGAGGAGTTGGAGAGGAAAGCGGCCGAGCTGGACCGCAGGGAGAGAGAGCTGCAATCTCACGGAGGAGCGG GTCGTAAGAACAACTGGCCCCCCATGCCAGAGAAGTTCCCTGTGGGCCCGTGTTTCTACCACGACATCGCAGTGGACATTCCCATCGAGTTCCAGAAGACGGTGAAGATCATGTACAACCTCTGGATGT TCCACGCCGCCACGCTGTTTGTCAACATGTTTGGCTGCTTGGCCTGGTTCTGCGTGGATCCGACCCACGGCGTCGACTTCGGCCTggccatgttgtggtttctgCTCTTTACGCCTTGCTCCTTTGTCTGCTGGTACAGACCGCTGTATGGGGCCTTTAG GAGCGACAGTTCCTTCCGtttctttgtcttcttctttgtcTACATCTGCCAGTTTGGAGTTCACGTGCTACAAACGATCGGCATCACTGGCTGGGGCACATG TGGCTGGATTACGGCTCTCATGGGTCTGAACACCAGCATCCCGGTGGGCATCATCATGTTGCTCATCGCGGCGCTCTTCACCACGCTCTCCGTGGGTTCACTCATCATGTTTAAGAAG GTACACGCACTGTATCGGACCACCGGCGCCAGCTTCGAGAAAGCTCAGCAGGAGTTCGCCACCGGCGTCATGTCCAACAAGACAGTCCAGACGGCGGCAGCCAATGCTGCGGCTAACGCCGCTTCCAACGCCGCCCGCGGGGCCTTCAAACCTCATCCATAG